In Caloenas nicobarica isolate bCalNic1 chromosome 5, bCalNic1.hap1, whole genome shotgun sequence, a single genomic region encodes these proteins:
- the MGAT2 gene encoding alpha-1,6-mannosyl-glycoprotein 2-beta-N-acetylglucosaminyltransferase: MRLRIYKRKVLVLALALAVCALALWGSGGGRRRQQQQQQQQQQQRGGPGSTGEPPRVSEAPPRRPAANASAASPALPVLTENGTLSYRSLVYRLNFDQPVRNAGRFPGRSGPAADAVLVVQVHDRAEHLRLLLESLRRAAGVENVLLVLSHDLWSEELNRLAAAVDFCPVLQIFFPFSIQLYPREFPGHDPRDCPRDVGKAAALRLGCINAEFPDSFGHYREARFSQTKHHWWWKLHFVWERVRALREHAGPVLFLEEDHYLAPDFYHVLKKLWALRERDCPECQVVSLGTYSPVRGGFAGRADKVEMKTWKSTEHNMGMAFGRDTYQKLIECTDAFCTYDDYNWDWTLQHLTVSCLPKFWKVLVPEIPRVFHTGDCGMHHKKTCRPATQSAKIDSLLNSNQQYLFPETMSVSKRYSMAPLSPHVKNGGWGDIRDHELCKSYRRLQ; encoded by the coding sequence ATGCGGCTGCGGATCTACAAGCGGAAGGTGTTGGTGCTGGCGCTGGCGCTGGCGGTTTGCGCGCTGGCGTTGTGGGGaagcggcggcgggcggaggcggcagcagcagcagcagcagcagcagcagcagcagcggggcgGTCCCGGTAGCACCGGGGAGCCGCCGCGGGTCAGCGAagcgccgccgcgccgccccgccgcgaACGCCTCGGCCGCATCGCCGGCGCTGCCGGTTCTCACCGAGAACGGGACGCTGAGTTACCGCTCGCTCGTTTACCGCCTCAACTTCGACCAGCCGGTGCGGAACGCGGGGCGCTTCCCGGGgcgctccggccccgccgccgaCGCGGTGCTGGTGGTGCAAGTGCACGACCGGGCCGAGCAcctgcggctgctgctggagtcgctgcggcgggcggcgggagtGGAGAAcgtgctgctggtgctgagccACGACCTGTGGAGCGAGGAGCTGAACCGGCTGGCGGCCGCCGTGGATTTCTGCCCGGTGCTGCAGATCTTCTTCCCGTTCAGCATCCAGCTCTACCCCCGCGAGTTCCCGGGCCACGACCCCCGCGACTGCCCCCGCGACGTGGGCAAAGCGGCCGCCCTGCGCCTGGGCTGCATCAACGCCGAGTTCCCCGACTCGTTCGGGCACTACCGCGAAGCGCGGTTCTCCCAGACCAAGCACCACTGGTGGTGGAAGCTGCACTTCGTGTGGGAGCGGGTGCGGGCGCTGCGGGAGCACGCGGGGCCCGTCTTGTTCCTGGAGGAGGATCACTACCTGGCGCCCGACTTCTACCACGTCCTCAAGAAGCTCTGGGCCCTGCGCGAGCGGGACTGCCCCGAGTGTCAGGTCGTGTCCCTGGGCACCTACAGCCCCGTCCGCGGCGGCTTCGCCGGCCGCGCCGACAAGGTGGAGATGAAGACGTGGAAGTCCACCGAGCACAACATGGGCATGGCCTTCGGCAGAGACACCTACCAGAAGCTCATCGAGTGCACGGACGCCTTCTGCACCTACGATGACTACAACTgggactggactctgcagcactTGACTGTCTCTTGTCTTCCAAAGTTCTGGAAAGTGCTGGTTCCCGAAATCCCCAGGGTTTTTCACACGGGGGACTGCGGCATGCACCACAAGAAAACCTGCAGGCCGGCCACCCAGAGTGCCAAAATCGACTCTCTCTTGAACAGCAACCAACAGTACCTGTTTCCCGAAACCATGAGTGTCAGTAAGAGGTACTCCATGGCACCCCTGTCCCCTCACGTCAAAAACGGAGGGTGGGGAGATATTAGGGACCACGAACTCTGTAAAAGTTACCGCAGACTTCAGTGA
- the DNAAF2 gene encoding protein kintoun, with product MAGPGRLEELELSAEEAERLQRAFRDEKFRALFAEYAAELADPEQRRLYEEEVAALERERGVDVRFVHPAPGYVLRTSQAGSRRCFINICSNPHIAEPQARPEPGGHRWALPYSLAPGREELGRGRHRRLLYDVVFHPAALRLAARSARFRRLLSDTALEAVERHCSVQLDRANAAVLRRAKYKGVPQAPVIRTPLPGGAPAPPAARDIPLPPFPGPPPPAARHNPLPPPAPPAGPTTPRWSIRHRSYVDLQDYRCSRDSAPSPVPRELVVTVELPLLRSAAQAELEIRGRELRLDSQRPAYRLRLRLPYDVDESGGRAAFNKAQRQLQVTLPVLQRPGPREPTGGERPEEPGAEGPAEPGAEGPAEPGAEGPAEPGAEDPAEPGAKDPAEPGAGGPAEPGAEGPAGPGAEDPAEPGAEDPSEPGVEGPGEPGAEGPAEPGAEGPAEPGAAPPPVPAEPPPARSGAASPAPSATPEPAMPSGAAPPCPPESPATEGSPGEVALGRGSSSPGAAMCPPFQCRQDEASLTLLLHVPAIQPQSLSGDVGTNHYSLRFSTDTDTFALFLQFPPANRLASPETRVSVSAHNVAIVLAKAPGSAGPWEKFCFGLDASVLQERLFVSEENVDGFLGRVFCPSSCSQSALESQPLIEVLDVAEDRMQMRLQPQETVCSQQDGKQEKLSSSGGDLAEKTNGDNPQANAETNCMAAAADKGERATETSRTSTSPTTAETIGKVGCSSHHCLQPEPSDASSAVPRECGRKEPDSEGAATGGEVATESEQAGGDRDGDNARGDGGVLRELNPRDGSVRILGDHTTRCPLAFQNPLLYELD from the exons atggcgggcccggggcggctggaggagctggagctcaGCGCCGAGGAGGCCGAGCGGCTCCAACGGGCCTTCCGCGACGAAAAGTTCCGTGCGCTGTTCGCCGAGTACGCCGCGGAGCTGGCCGACCCGGAGCAGCGGCGGCTGTACGAGGAGGAGGTGGCGGCGCTGGAGCGGGAGCGCGGTGTAGACGTTCGCTTCGTCCACCCCGCGCCGGGCTACGTGCTCCGCACCAGCCAAGCCGGCTCCCGCCGCTGCTTCATCAACATCTGCAGCAACCCGCACATCGCGGAGCCGCAGGCCCGCCCGGAGCCCGGCGGCCACCGCTGGGCCCTGCCCTACAGCCTGGCGCCGGGCCGCGAAGAGCTGGGCCGCGGCCGCCACCGCCGCCTGCTCTACGACGTGGTTTTCCACCCGGCCGCTCTCCgcctggccgcccgcagcgCCCGGTTCCGCCGCCTGCTCAGCGACACGGCGCTGGAGGCCGTGGAGCGGCACTGCTCCGTGCAGCTGGACCGCGCCAACGCCGCCGTGCTCCGCCGCGCCAAGTACAAGGGCGTCCCGCAGGCGCCCGTCATCCGCACCCCGCTGCCCGGcggcgcccccgccccgcccgccgcccgcgaCATCCCGCTGCCGCCCTTCCCCggcccgccgcctcccgccgcccgccacaacccgctgccgccgcccgccccgcccgccggccccACCACGCCGCGCTGGAGCATCCGCCACCGCTCGTACGTGGACCTGCAGGACTATCGCTGCTCCCGCGACTCGGCGCCCAGCCCGGTGCCGCGGGAGCTGGTGGTGACGGTGGAGCTGCCGCTGCTCCGCTCCGCAGCGCAGGCCGAGCTGGAGATCCGCGGCCGGGAGCTGCGGCTCGACTCGCAGCGTCCCGCCTACCGCCTGCGCCTCCGCCTCCCCTACGACGTGGACGAGAGCGGCGGGCGCGCCGCCTTCAACAAGGCCCAGCGGCAGCTGCAGGTCACGCTGCCCGTGCTgcagcggcccggcccgcgggaACCCACGGGCGGGGAGAGGCCGGAGGAGCCCGGGGCCGAGGGTCCCGCCGAGCCCGGGGCGGAAGGTCCGGCCGAGCCCGGGGCGGAGGGTCCCGCCGAGCCGGGTGCTGAGGATCCCGCCGAGCCCGGGGCCAAGGATCCCGCCgagcccggggcggggggtccGGCCGAGCCCGGGGCTGAGGGTCCCGCCGGGCCGGGTGCTGAGGATCCCGCTGAGCCCGGGGCCGAGGATCCCTCTGAGCCCGGGGTGGAAGGTCCCGGCGAACCCGGTGCCGAGGGTCCGGCCGAGCCCGGGGCCGAGGGTCCCGCCGAGCCCGGGGCGGCTCCTCCCCCGGTTCCCGCCgagccgcccccggcccgctcCGGCGCCGCTTCCCCCGCTCCGAGCGCCACCCCCGAGCCGGCCATGCCCAGCGGGGCCGCCCCTCCGTGCCCCCCCGAGAGCCCGGCCACAGAGGGCAGCCCCGGCGAGGTGGCTCTTGGCCGGGgctccagcagccccggggccgccATGTGCCCTCCGTTCCAGTGCCGGCAGGACGAGGCGTCCCTCACCCTGCTCCTCCATGTGCCCGCCATCCAGCCCCAGAGCCTCAGCGGGGACGTGGGCACCAACCACTACAGCCTGCGATTCAGCACTGACACCGACACCTTCGCCCTGTTCCTACAGTTCCCTCCTGCCAACAGGCTGGCGTCCCCCGAGACCCGCGTGAGCGTGTCTGCCCACAACGTGGCCATCGTGCTGGCCAAGGCCCCCGGGAGCGCCGGGCCCTGGGAGAAGTTCTGCTTCGGCCTCGACGCCTCCGTTCTGCAG gaaaGATTGTTTGTCAGTGAAGAAAACGTTGATGGATTTCTAGGCAGGGTTTTCTGCCCTTCCTCTTGCTCCCAATCAGCACTGGAAAGTCAGCCATTAATTGAAGTGCTCGATGTTGCTGAGGACAGAATGCAGATGAGGTTGCAG CCGCAGGAAACAGTCTGCTCTCAACAGgatggaaaacaagaaaaactcaGCAGCTCGGGAGGGGATCTCGCTGAAAAGACAAACGGTGACAACCCCCAAGCAAACGCAGAAACAAACTGTATGGCGGCTGCCGCGGACAAAGGAGAACGCGCTACAGAAACCAGCAGAACTTCCACATCTCCCACAACAGCTGAAACAATAGGAAAAGTAGGTTGTAGTTCACACCATTGTTTGCAGCCTGAACCTTCTGACGCCAGTTCAGCGGTTCCCCGAGAATGTGGGAGAAAGGAACCAGATTCAGAAGGTGCTGCCACAGGAGGCGAAGTGGCCACAGAATCAGAACAGgcgggaggggacagggatggggacaacgcacggggggacgggggggtcCTGCGAGAGCTGAACCCGCGGGACGGCAGCGTGAGGATCCTCGGGGATCACACCACGCGCTGCCCGCTCGCCTTCCAGAACCCTCTGCTGTACGAATTGGACTAG